The following DNA comes from Rhodanobacter sp. AS-Z3.
TTCCTTCTGCCACTGGCTTGAACAACAGCCCGCCCGGCAGGTTCTGGCAAACGGTTGATCAAACCCGCTGCATCTGCGAGAGCTGCCACATCGAGATCAACGCAACTGGCTGTCCTTGCTGCCACGGCGGTTGTACAAGCCGGCGCCGCGCTGCTCCTCATCGTGAACCTGCTGGCAGGCCACACACAGGCGCACGCCCGGCACGGCTTCGCGACGCGCCGGTGGAATCACCGCGTCACATTCCTCGCAATGGCTCAGCCCCGGGCCTTGGCGCAATTGCTGCCGCGCACGCTGTACCGCGTCACTGACGGTGGCGTCGATCTGATCTTGTACAGCGCCGTCGCCGGCCCAACCGGTTGCCATGATCTATCTCCACAAAGACCGCAGCGCGGCCGCGCCGCTCAGTGCGACTTTGCCCGCAAATCCCTGATATATCCAAGCTCACCCAACGACTTGGGTTCACCCGGGGTCAGTTTCAAGCAGGCCTGATAAGCCTTCGTCGCATCGTCCAGACGATGCAGTTCAACCAGGGCGTAACCTTCACCGCGCAGAGCCACGCACTTCAACCGGGTGATGGTTTCCGGGTCAACACCACTGATCTCGGCATTACCCTCGGCGTCCTGATACAAGGCCAGCATCTTCTGCCAGTCACCGCTGCGTTGATAGGTGAATGCAAGTTCGCTCTGGTACTGGCTGTCCATCGGCGACAAGGCCAGCGCTTTCGCCAGCTCGGCTTGCGCTTCGGGATAACGCGCCATCTCGCTGTAGGCGTAGGCACGGGCCCAGTGCGCACGAGCCCAAGCGGCCCCGATCACCTCGACCGGCCGGTCGACTTTTCCGTTGACCGCCTTGCTACCCAAGGTTGCGTAGGTGAGCGCATCGAGCATGCCGTTGGCGCAGAAAACCAAGACCGGCTTGCCCGCGTACATCGTTTCGTACTTGGTGATCACCTCGGTCAACGGCCCATCGATTGCCAGTTGGATGCGCCCGGACTGGATCATATGCACCGCGTCGGTCACTGTCTGCAGATCCGCATCGGCAACCGGCTTGCCGTCTGCGTCGAGATTCAAGGTGACGGTGCTGGACGGCTTGACCGCTGCCTGCGGTGCACAGCCGGCCAGCGTGAATACCGCAATCAGCACGGCAAAGTTGGCAAAACGATGCATGGACTTCCCCTGTTCAAATGCGGGCCCAGCATAACGCGACAGCATGCTTGCTCCAGCCTGCGGCGATTGGCGGCATGGCCAACTGCGCAGCAAGTGCAAGAATGCAACTTCAGCCCTTGCCTGGAGAACGTACCGTGAGCACGCCATCGCCTGTCACCCCCGCACTGCGCAGCGAGCACAGCGTCGCCAAACAGTTGTTCCTCGGCAACATTCTTGAAGAAAATCTGTTCCCTTACCCGGAAATCCGTGCACGCGACCAGGAAATGCTGGGCGCGATGACCGACGCCATCGACCAGTTCCTTGGTGACAAGACCGCCGAACTGAAACAGTACGACCGCGATGCCGAGCAGCCGGCCGAATTCATCCAATCACTGCGCGACATGGGTTTGTTCGGCCTGATCATCCCCGAAGAGTTCGGTGGACTGGAGCTGTCCAACGGCGCCTATGCGCGCGTGCTCGGCCAGACCAGCAGTCACGACAGTTCGGTCTCGCTGACCATCGGCGCGCACAGCTCGATCGGCATGAAGGGCCTGCTGTTGTTCGGCAGCGACGAGCAAAAACGGCGCTACCTGCCCAAGCTGGCCACTGGCGAAATGATCGCGGCGTTTTGCCTGACCGAATCCGGCGCCGGTTCCGATGCCGCGTCCATCCGCACAAAGGCCGTGCGCAACGACGACGGCAGCTGGACGCTGTCCGGTGAAAAAATCTGGATCACCAACGGTGGCATCGCCGATTTCTATACCGTGTTTGCGCGGACGGATACGCCCGAAGGCAAGATCAGCGCTTTCATCGTGGAGGCGACGTGGCCCGGCGTCAGTCATGGCCCGCATGAGGACAAGATGGGTATACGCGCATCCAGCACCACCACGGTCGCGTTTGCCGATGTGCGGGTGCCACCCGAGAACCTGCTCGGTCCGGTCGGCAAGGGCTTCAAGGTCGCCATGAGCATCTTGAACAGCGGCCGTACCGGTCTGGGTGGCGGCGCTGTCGGCGGCATGCGCTCGCTGATCCGGCTCGCCTGCGCACAGGCCAAGGAGCGCAAGCAGTTCGGTCAGCCGATTGCCGAGTACGGGCTGGTGCGCGAAAAGATCGCGCAGATGACGATGGACTGCTTCGCTGCCGAAAGTGCGGTGTGGATGGTGGCGCATCTGATCGATGCCGGTGGCAGCGACTATTCGGTCGAGGCGGCGATGAGCAAGGTGTTCGCCAGCGAGGCCGTGCAGCGTGCGTCCTACGAGGCGCTGCAGATCGCTGCCGGCAACGGCTTCATGCGCGACTTTCCGTACGAACAGATCACTCGCGACACCCGCATCCTGTCGATCTTCGAAGGCACCAACGAGATCCTGCACCTGTACATCGCACTTTCCGGATTGAAAGACGTGGGTGCCGGCCTGAGCGAACTGAAATCCGCCGTGGGCGAGATGTTCAACGATCCGATCAAGGGCTTCGGCGTACTCGGCAGTTATACCGGCCGACGCATGCGCGAAGCCACCGGTTACGGCATCGATCGGATTGCCTACGCGCTGTCGCCGCGACTGCGCAAGGTCGCCGGGATGTACGAGAAGTACACCGTCGAATTGTCCAAATCATCCGATCAGCTATTACGTCGCCACGGCAGGAAAGCCACCGACATGCAGCATGCGCAGAAGCGTCTGGCCGATATCGCGATTGATCTGTTTGTCGGCTTGTGCGTGCTATCGCGTGCCGACAGTCTGGAAAAGAAATCCCACCCCGCCGCCGCACAAGCGGTCAGCATTGCCGAGATGTTCGCCAGACAGGCACGCCGCCGCATGGCGCGCAACGTGCGCGGGCTGGAGCGCAACGAGGATGCGGCGGTCGAGCAACTTGCTGGCGCCGTGCTGGCCAACAACGGCTACATGTGGGATGTGATCTGAGCCAGGTCGCGGACAGCTTTGACGATTGATAGGGCACCCGATGAACTGGCGTCATCGGGTTACCATGACGTCCTCGTTGACCGTTGCCACCTTCGCTGCAGGAGCTTCCGAGCATGAGCATTCCCTCCGTCCACGCTGTCACCGGACAAACGCCTTACACGGTGAGTTTCACCGATGACCAGGGCCATTCATGGCTCGCCGACGAACCGCTCGAAGATGGCGGCGCGAATGCCGGGCCGGCGCCGCATCGGCTGTTGCTTTCCGCACTGGGTGCGTGCACCGCAATCACCTTGCAGATGTACGCTGCGCGCAAGCAATGGCCGCTGCGTCGGGTTGGCGTGGATCTGCAGTTCAATCCGGAAGGCACGCCGACCAGCGGCAACGACATCACCCGCATCATCACGCTGCAGGGCGACCTCAGCGAAGAGCAGCGCGAGCGTCTGCTGCAAATCGCCAATGCCTGCCCGATTCACAAGGTGCTAACGGGCGAAGTGCGGATTGGCAGCAGTCTGGCCAGCAATCCGGTCTGAAACGCCCTTTCGAAGGATGCGGGTTCAGACAGACCGACGTCGCAACAGCGTGGGAATGGTCGTGGAATCCGCTGTCAGTCCCGACATCACCATGCGCTTGAACGGCCCCAGCCTTGCGCCCGCGCCGAGCGCCAGCTTGCGTACGAGGCGCGCGGGACGACGGTCGTCGGTGTACAGGCCCGCCAACATCTGGGTGGCCAGATACAGCGGACGCGTTGCGCGACGGTGCCGGCGTTCGTAGCGCTGCAATACGGACGCACTCCAGAACGGCCGACCTGCCGTGAGCGCCGCGCACAGTTCATGCGCCAACGTGTCCTGGCCGAGCAGCCCAAAATTGAAGCCATGTGCGGTGACCGGATGCATGCCGACCGCGGCATCGCCGATCAACGCAAAGCGCTCGGCGACGAAGCGCTTCGCATACACCCCGACCAACGGATAGGTGCAACGGGGACCGACGACTCGCATGGCTCCCAGTCGTTGCTGAAAGCGCTCGGCCATCGCCGCTTCCAGCGCCGCATCGTCCAGTGCCAGCAAGGTTTTCATCGCCTGTGGCGAAAGCGTCAGCACCACGGAAGAAGTATGCGAGTCGTGCAACGGCAGCAAGGCCAGCGTCTGGCCGTGACCAAACCATTCCCACGCCACCTGTTCGTGCGACACGTCGTGCTGCATGCGCAGCACCAGCATGGTCTTGCCGAAATCATGCATGCCGGCGGCAATACCCATCGCCCGTCGCGTGTCGGAGAAACGACTGTCTGCCGCAACCACCAATTGCGTGTGCAAGCTTTCGCGATTGGCCAGTTCAACCTCGGCACCGTCGCTACTGGTGCGCACCGTTGTCACCTGCGCGCCAGTGATTCGCTCCACCGCCGGCAGTTCCATCACCTCGGCGTACGCAGCCCGGCGAATCGCATGGTTGGAAAGTAGCCAGCCCAGTTGTGACTTGCCCGCTTCGTCATGACGAAACATCAAGCCATCGCGATCATCACCATCGAGCACCATCGCATCGCGCAGGGTGCCGATCTCGTCCTCGCGCAAACGCGCCCACAAGCCCAGTTCGCGCATCAAACGCTGCGAATGATGGGTGATCGCGATTTCACGGCCATCATCGGCTGGCGCCATCAAGGCCGCCTCCTCCTGCCGCTCGACCAGCGCGATGCGCAGGCCGCTGCCCGAAAGCGAACGGGCGAAACACAGTCCGGCCGGACCCGCGCCGATGATCACGATATCGAAGAACATGGCAGCACACTCCATTGATGGATCGCCCGCAAGTGGCGGGCCGTGGTTATCTTTCTGCGCAGACCGCAGTCAGCGACGTCGCACGACAAAAACGCTGATCAACCGCTGCAGCCACCGCAGCAGATCGACGGTTGCTGCACCACCTGCGCGGGTGCCACCGTCCAGCCCACATGTCGCAGCACTTCGATCAGGTCGGGTGCGGTGGTGGTGGAAGAGATCCGCATCACCAGGCCACTCATGTCCAGATCGACCACCGCCATCGGGTCGATGTCGAACATCGCATCCTGCACTTGCGCCGGATCGGGCGCGCTGTCGGTCAGGGCAATATGGAATTCCATCGGGGTTCCTCGCTTTATGCACACTGATTCAGTGTCATCGAACCCATCTTGGTCGCGCCCGCTGATCGTCACCTTGACGGGGGTCAAGTCATGACCAGACTGCGGGCAGGCAATCGGACGCCCCGTAAAGGCGCCCGCAGAAATACCGGCCACCGGTCACCGTGGTGAAACGGAGTTGCAGCGGCTGTTCAGTGCGCGGGGAACAGCTGCATGAAAATGGCGGGCGAGGCACGCCGATAGATATTCTCGTGCGTGAGCTTCGGCCAATGCTCGTAATACCAGCGTATGCCGGGGCTTGCTTCAGTACGCAACGCGGCCTGCAGTAGCCCGCCGCCCGCCTCGTCCAGTCCGTCGTCACCGGTGCTGGCCACGTACAAGGTCTGCTGACGCCGCGGCCGCGGCGCCTGCAAATCGAGCTTGGCGTTGCGGGCCAGGAAACTGTCGTTCCACCACAGGCTGGGGCTGAGCGCGATCCCCGCGTCGAAACGTTGCGGATCGACCAGCATCGTTTCCACCACGAACAGGCCGGCCAGGGATTCGCCGACAATCGCGCGGTGTCCGTCGGTGCGATAGCGGTGCTCCACGTCGGGAATCAATTCGTCGCTGATGAAACGGCGGAAATTTTCCGAGCCACCGACATGGGGAGCGATGGCACGATCACTCGCCACGCTGGTAACGCCGGTCATGTCACGGCGGCGCTCGGTGTTCTCGATACCAACCACGATCATCGGGCGCATGTGTCCGGCACGAATTGCGGCATCCACGTCGTGCGCAACGTGTGGAAAGTCTTCCTGCAGCCCACCGTCGAGCACGTACAACACCGGGTAGCGTGCTGCCGTAGCCATGTCGTAGGAAGGCGGTGTGTAGATGTTGATGTGCCGTGCTTCATGCAACACCGCCGAATGGACGGTGAACGCGACGTGCGCCGGCAGATCCGCCGCACGCGCCCGAGACATTCCTACGATGACCAGCAGGAAGATTGCCGACGCCAGCATTCGGCGGAAGATCGCACTCATCCGCTCAACCCTGTCGCACGCGGCGCCCCTTCCACAGGTAGCCAATCCCCAGCAGCACGAACCACACCGGGCTGGCCATCAGTGCTTGACAGGTATCGGGCTGCAAGCTCAGCAGCACCAGCACGAACACGAAGAACGCCAGACACACCCAGCACATGAACACGCCACCGGGCATCTTGTAGGTCGACGCTTCATGCAACTGCGGGCGCTTGCGCCGGTAGGCGATATAGGCGAACAGGATCAGCGACCAGACAAACATGAACAGCACCGCTGACAAGGTGGTGATCAGGGTGAACGCGGTGATCAGGTCGGGAATCAGGTAGATCAGTGCCGCACCACACAACAGGCAGAAGCAGGAAAACAGCAAGCCCAGCGACGGCACGGCAGCGCGGGACAAGCGTGCGAACGCCGACGGCGCGTGTTTCTCTTCGGCCAGGCCATACAGCATACGGCTGGTGGAGAAGATGCCGCTATTGGCCGAGGACGTGGCCGAAGTCAGCACCACGAAATTGATCAAGCTGGCCGCTGCCGGAATGCCGGCCAGCACGAACAGTTCCACAAACGGGCTCTTGCCCGGCTCCACCATGCGCCACGGCGTGACCATCATGATCGCCACCAACGCCAGCACGTAGAAAATGATGATGCGGATCGGGATCGAGTTGATTGCCTTGGGCAGGTTGCGCTGCGGGTCGGCGGTTTCCGCCGCGGTGGTGCCGACCAGCTCGATGCCCACAAAGGCGAACACCGCGATCTGGAAGCCCGCGAAAAAGCCGCTCAAACCTTTCGGGAAGAAGCCGCCGTCATTCCACAGGTTGGCCACCTCGGCCTTGTGCCCGGTCGGCGAAGTGAAGCCCCACGCGACCAGCGCGAAGCCGGTGGCGATCAGCGCGCAGATGGCGACAATCTTGATCAGCGCAAACCAGAACTCCATTTCGCCGAACAGCTTCACCGTGACCAGGTTCAGGCTGACCAGCAGCAGCACGCAGAGCACCGCCGGTATCCACGGTGCCAGTCCGGGAAACCAGAATTGGGCATAGGCAGCAATCGCGATCACGTCGGCGATCGCGGTGATGATCCAGCAAAACCAGTAGGTCCAGCCGCAGAAGAAACCGGCCCATGGCCCGAGCAAGTCGGTGGAGAAATCAATGAACGACTTGTACTCGAGATTGGACAACAGCAACTCGCCCATCGCCCGCATCACGAAGAACAGCATCACGCCGATGATCAGGTAGACCAGCAGGATCGACGGACCGGCCAGACTGATCGTCTTGCCCGAGCCCATGAACAAGCCGGTGCCAATCGCGCCACCAATGGCGATCAATTGCAGGTGTCGGTTGGAAAGGCTGCGTCGCAGGTGCTCCGGGTGTTCCAGCGTTGCAGTCATGCGGTCAGCCTTGGCAGCGGGGAAAGAAGCCAACATACAGAAAAGCTCCCGCCGCAGCCACGCATTCAGTGCAGCGCCGCGTGATGCATCCAGAGCACAAAGAGCAACGCCAACACCAGCACACTGCCAGCTGCACGCCGGTTCCATGCATACGTCTGGAGGCGAGATAGTTCCTTTCGTGCCGGGTCGCCCCGGCGACATTTGCTGTTCCAGACGACGTGCTGACCGCATGGGCTGCCATGCCGAAAATCGCCCCAGCGCTCCGGGCAAGTCGACGGGCAATACGGCGGCTGGTCGGCATGCGGCCTTGCAGCTTCCCCGCATGACCTGATCGGGAGCATCATGCGGCAACCTACGACTGCTGGTGCCCCTCATGAATCGGATCTTCCGCGTCTTCATGTTCGCGCTCTGCCTTACCCTGCCCTTGCTGGCAATGGCCGGCAACGATATTGCCGGCTCCAAGGATCATCCCCTGCTGACCCGTTACCCGGGCTCATATATTGGCGAATACAGCAAGGCGTACAACGCCACCGAGTTCAAGGTTGGCGCCGGTAACAGCGCCACGACCCAGACCGTGGAAGGCGATACCACCAGCCTTCGCTATTTCCACGGCAGCCCGGAAACCCAGCCCAGTGCGCTGCAGGTCATCCGCAACTACCAGAACGCAATCCGGCAGATCGGCGGCGAAGTGCTGTACGAGCGTTTGCCCAGCGACGGCGACGGCGGCGAGACCACGCTCAAGGTGCACACCGGCGGCAAGGACGTCTGGGTCAAGGTAGTACCGGACATCTACGGTGCGCCGACCCAGGACTATCTGCTGGTGATCACCGAAGTGGCTGCGATGGCACAGGCGGTGACCGCCAACCAGTTGCGCGACGAACTCGACAAGAATGGCTTCATCACCCTGCATGTGAACTTCGATACCGGCAAGTCGGTGTTGAAGCCGGATGATCTGGCCACGATGCAGCAGATCGCCCTCATGCTGAAAGCCACGCCGGCACTGAAGCTCAGCGTGGAAGGCCATACCGATAACGTCGGCGACGCCGCTTCCAACAAGACACTGTCCGAGGCCCGTGCGAAAAGCGTGATGGCTGCAATCGTGCAGGCGGGCGTCGCCGCCGGGCGACTAAGCGCCACCGGCTTCGGCCAGGAACGCCCCGTTGCCGACAATCGCAGCGAGGAAGGACGCGCAAAAAACCGCCGCGTCGAACTGGTCAAGGCACCGTAACCGAGC
Coding sequences within:
- a CDS encoding OmpA family protein; this encodes MNRIFRVFMFALCLTLPLLAMAGNDIAGSKDHPLLTRYPGSYIGEYSKAYNATEFKVGAGNSATTQTVEGDTTSLRYFHGSPETQPSALQVIRNYQNAIRQIGGEVLYERLPSDGDGGETTLKVHTGGKDVWVKVVPDIYGAPTQDYLLVITEVAAMAQAVTANQLRDELDKNGFITLHVNFDTGKSVLKPDDLATMQQIALMLKATPALKLSVEGHTDNVGDAASNKTLSEARAKSVMAAIVQAGVAAGRLSATGFGQERPVADNRSEEGRAKNRRVELVKAP
- a CDS encoding OsmC family protein, producing MSIPSVHAVTGQTPYTVSFTDDQGHSWLADEPLEDGGANAGPAPHRLLLSALGACTAITLQMYAARKQWPLRRVGVDLQFNPEGTPTSGNDITRIITLQGDLSEEQRERLLQIANACPIHKVLTGEVRIGSSLASNPV
- a CDS encoding DksA/TraR family C4-type zinc finger protein, encoding MATGWAGDGAVQDQIDATVSDAVQRARQQLRQGPGLSHCEECDAVIPPARREAVPGVRLCVACQQVHDEEQRGAGLYNRRGSKDSQLR
- the cycA gene encoding D-serine/D-alanine/glycine transporter translates to MTATLEHPEHLRRSLSNRHLQLIAIGGAIGTGLFMGSGKTISLAGPSILLVYLIIGVMLFFVMRAMGELLLSNLEYKSFIDFSTDLLGPWAGFFCGWTYWFCWIITAIADVIAIAAYAQFWFPGLAPWIPAVLCVLLLVSLNLVTVKLFGEMEFWFALIKIVAICALIATGFALVAWGFTSPTGHKAEVANLWNDGGFFPKGLSGFFAGFQIAVFAFVGIELVGTTAAETADPQRNLPKAINSIPIRIIIFYVLALVAIMMVTPWRMVEPGKSPFVELFVLAGIPAAASLINFVVLTSATSSANSGIFSTSRMLYGLAEEKHAPSAFARLSRAAVPSLGLLFSCFCLLCGAALIYLIPDLITAFTLITTLSAVLFMFVWSLILFAYIAYRRKRPQLHEASTYKMPGGVFMCWVCLAFFVFVLVLLSLQPDTCQALMASPVWFVLLGIGYLWKGRRVRQG
- the ubiM gene encoding 5-demethoxyubiquinol-8 5-hydroxylase UbiM; amino-acid sequence: MFFDIVIIGAGPAGLCFARSLSGSGLRIALVERQEEAALMAPADDGREIAITHHSQRLMRELGLWARLREDEIGTLRDAMVLDGDDRDGLMFRHDEAGKSQLGWLLSNHAIRRAAYAEVMELPAVERITGAQVTTVRTSSDGAEVELANRESLHTQLVVAADSRFSDTRRAMGIAAGMHDFGKTMLVLRMQHDVSHEQVAWEWFGHGQTLALLPLHDSHTSSVVLTLSPQAMKTLLALDDAALEAAMAERFQQRLGAMRVVGPRCTYPLVGVYAKRFVAERFALIGDAAVGMHPVTAHGFNFGLLGQDTLAHELCAALTAGRPFWSASVLQRYERRHRRATRPLYLATQMLAGLYTDDRRPARLVRKLALGAGARLGPFKRMVMSGLTADSTTIPTLLRRRSV
- a CDS encoding alpha/beta hydrolase-fold protein, with product MSAIFRRMLASAIFLLVIVGMSRARAADLPAHVAFTVHSAVLHEARHINIYTPPSYDMATAARYPVLYVLDGGLQEDFPHVAHDVDAAIRAGHMRPMIVVGIENTERRRDMTGVTSVASDRAIAPHVGGSENFRRFISDELIPDVEHRYRTDGHRAIVGESLAGLFVVETMLVDPQRFDAGIALSPSLWWNDSFLARNAKLDLQAPRPRRQQTLYVASTGDDGLDEAGGGLLQAALRTEASPGIRWYYEHWPKLTHENIYRRASPAIFMQLFPAH
- a CDS encoding acyl-CoA dehydrogenase family protein, whose amino-acid sequence is MSTPSPVTPALRSEHSVAKQLFLGNILEENLFPYPEIRARDQEMLGAMTDAIDQFLGDKTAELKQYDRDAEQPAEFIQSLRDMGLFGLIIPEEFGGLELSNGAYARVLGQTSSHDSSVSLTIGAHSSIGMKGLLLFGSDEQKRRYLPKLATGEMIAAFCLTESGAGSDAASIRTKAVRNDDGSWTLSGEKIWITNGGIADFYTVFARTDTPEGKISAFIVEATWPGVSHGPHEDKMGIRASSTTTVAFADVRVPPENLLGPVGKGFKVAMSILNSGRTGLGGGAVGGMRSLIRLACAQAKERKQFGQPIAEYGLVREKIAQMTMDCFAAESAVWMVAHLIDAGGSDYSVEAAMSKVFASEAVQRASYEALQIAAGNGFMRDFPYEQITRDTRILSIFEGTNEILHLYIALSGLKDVGAGLSELKSAVGEMFNDPIKGFGVLGSYTGRRMREATGYGIDRIAYALSPRLRKVAGMYEKYTVELSKSSDQLLRRHGRKATDMQHAQKRLADIAIDLFVGLCVLSRADSLEKKSHPAAAQAVSIAEMFARQARRRMARNVRGLERNEDAAVEQLAGAVLANNGYMWDVI